The proteins below come from a single Tsuneonella deserti genomic window:
- the moaA gene encoding GTP 3',8-cyclase MoaA — protein MRVAESSGIQPTLVDSFGRTISYVRISVTDRCDLRCRYCMAERMQFLPRREILTLEEIAKLSDIFIARGVRKIRLTGGEPLVRRGVLDLAAAIGSRIGDGLDELTVTTNGTRLEHFARGLHDAGVRRINVSLDSLRPERFAHVTRGGDHSVVLRGIAAARAAGLAVKINMVALAGLNEDEIADMLRWCGGEGHDLTLIETMPLGEVEEDRTDRYLPLDRVRRGLEKQFDLVPSLRRTGGPARYYDVADLGVRLGLITPLTNNFCDGCNRIRVAATGTVYGCLGHDQKVELRDALREGGAAQVDALLNRLLAEKPRRHEFRIAKASEPAVARHMSVTGG, from the coding sequence GTGAGGGTCGCCGAATCTTCAGGCATTCAGCCCACTCTGGTTGACAGCTTCGGCCGCACGATCAGCTATGTGCGAATTTCGGTCACCGACCGCTGTGACCTTCGTTGTCGCTATTGCATGGCGGAGCGAATGCAGTTCCTCCCGCGGCGCGAAATTCTGACGCTCGAGGAGATCGCCAAGCTCTCCGATATTTTCATCGCGCGCGGCGTGCGGAAGATTCGGCTGACGGGGGGCGAGCCACTTGTGCGGCGCGGCGTTCTTGATCTGGCCGCTGCGATCGGGTCGCGCATTGGCGACGGTCTCGATGAGCTTACGGTGACAACTAACGGCACTCGTCTGGAACACTTTGCGCGCGGTCTGCACGATGCGGGTGTGCGGCGGATCAACGTCAGCCTGGACAGCCTGCGCCCGGAACGATTCGCGCATGTCACTCGCGGCGGTGATCATTCCGTAGTTCTGCGCGGTATTGCGGCGGCACGCGCGGCGGGGCTGGCGGTCAAGATCAACATGGTCGCGCTCGCCGGTCTCAACGAGGACGAGATCGCCGACATGCTGCGCTGGTGCGGCGGCGAAGGCCACGACCTCACCCTGATCGAGACAATGCCCCTGGGCGAAGTCGAGGAAGACCGCACCGACCGTTACCTGCCGCTCGACCGGGTCAGGCGCGGGCTGGAGAAGCAGTTTGATCTGGTTCCTTCGCTCCGCCGGACGGGCGGGCCTGCGCGGTATTACGATGTCGCGGATCTTGGCGTCCGCCTCGGCCTGATCACCCCGCTCACCAACAATTTCTGCGATGGCTGCAACCGCATCCGGGTCGCTGCGACCGGGACCGTCTACGGGTGCCTCGGCCACGACCAGAAAGTGGAATTGCGCGACGCGCTGCGCGAGGGCGGTGCCGCGCAAGTGGATGCGTTGCTCAACCGGCTGCTGGCGGAGAAACCGCGCCGCCATGAGTTCCGCATCGCCAAGGCGAGCGAACCCGCGGTCGCCCGCCACATGAGCGTTACCGGCGGATGA